The nucleotide sequence TCAGCGCCTGGCTGGGTCCCTCCGTCCCTTCAGGATCCCGCTAAATCCCCCTCCATTGCCTCAGCACCTGCCTGGATCCCACATCCCCTCAGATCCCACTAAATCCCCCCTCATCCACTCAGCACCCAGCTGTGCCACCCTGTCCCCTTGGGTCCCCAGAAATCCCCTTGTCCCCTCAGGACCTGGCTGGGTCCCCCATCCCCTCAAGCCTCACTAAACCCCCACACCCTATCCCCTCAGGGTCCCACTAAAGCCCCCCATCCCCTCAGGGTCCTGCCAAatcccccctgtcccctcagaGTCCCGCTAAATCCTCCTGTCCCCTCAGCACCTGGCTGGGTCCCCCTCAGGTCCCCATaaatccccctgtcccctcgaGGCCTCGCTGGGTCCCCTCATCCTCTCAGGCCCCGCTAaaaccccctgccctgtcccctcaGGGCCTCACCAAATCCTCTCATCCCCTGAGCACCCCCTTGGTCCCTCCATCCCCTCAGGGTCCCCCTAAATCCCTCTCCCCGCCCCAGGACCCCTCTCCCGTGGGAAGAGGAAGAACCTGTGGAGGAGGCGGCAGCAGCGTTGGCCCCTGAGCCTCAGCCCCGGCGCCATGTTTTACATGCATTTGCTCATCAACAAGCGCGGGCCGTTGGCCAAAATATGGCTTGCTGCCCACTGGGAGAAGAAGCTCACCAAAGCTCATATATTTGAGTGCAATTTAGAGACTACTGTTGAAAAGATCATCTCGCCAAAGGTATGCTATGGAATGAGAAGGTGGCTTCTGGTATGTTCTGGGGCAGAGGTGTTCACCTTCAGTAGGGAACAGGACTTGATATTGTGAAGACTTTGCTAATCAGAAAAATTTGTGGCTATTTCAAAACCAGTGTGAGGTAAATTCCTACTCTGATTTTATTCAGATCTCACTCAGATAAAAGCTCCATCCCATTAAATGACAGTAATATAAACATTTTACTTGCTATTTTACTCCTGGAGATCTGTGGACTGCATTTATGTACAGTGTAAGAAAATGTTACCacaatatattaaaatgtgtttctccACACACCAACAGAGCTCCAGGGAGGGCTCTGTGGGCAGCGCTGCCCAAGGAACCACGGGACATGGGTTTGAGCTGCTCGCAAGGCAGCACAAGACCATTGGTGCTGGCCTTTCTTCAGAGGCTTAGAGTACCGGCTGGGGGTGTTGTTCAACAGAATTTGGGAAATGCTGGTATTTGAGGAAATTGCCAGAAAAAGATTGAAAAGTCAGCTGCTCAACTGAAGTCAAGGGACTAAGCAAACTGCCGTGAAATTGTACACAGACCATTTGAGGAAAATGCTGTTGCTGATATTATAATAAATAACTTTTGACATATTGTAACCATCCTTCCACTTTCAGTGGACTTCTTCCAGGCCCCTTATTATAAGCCAATAAATCTATAATTAAGCCTACGTTGCACTTATGAGAGACTCTGTGCGAGCAGCCCCGGAGGCTGGAGTCCCTGCGTGTCACAGGGACGGTGACTCAGGTGGGCGAGTGGCTGTGGCTCAGTCCTTGGCCTCGGCTGCAATCACATCTACTGGAACAGTGAGGAACGCTTTACATGGTCACTGATTGATGGCTCAGGAGATCCAAGGCtttcagcagatttttaaaattttctccaTGAAAACACCTGTTTGATATTTGGCTTAGTGCAGGAAGACTTTGCATACATAAGGGCACAGTTATGGCCTTTATTTGCATAAATAAGGGCACAGGTGTGGCATTTGCTCACCTAAATAACCAAAGTGTCAAATACTAGGATGTGTGCAGCTACTTTCTGTTTCAGGACATGTTACGCTGTTCGCTGGCAGTCAGCTGAGGTGTTTTAGATAAAATAAGACCATCAATTCAGGACTTGTGCTTCAGCATGGTGACATTTAGGAGCAGAAGCAACGAGAAGTTCCTGGCTCTGAAAATTCTTTTCTATGATCCCCTGTATCAGTACAAAACCCTGTTGATTTTTGTATAGCTCTGCATTGGTGTATGTTACTGGAACTCTGTTATGACTcttccatgttttcatttttaatgtttttgccAAAAATACTAACTCCTGAACAACTTTTTTACATCCTCAAAGTTTACAATAGCTCTGCGAACCTCTGGACACTTACTCCTGGGAGTGGTGCGGATTTACCACAGGAAAGCAAAGTACCTCTTGGCAGACTGTAGTGAAGCTTTGACAAAAATGAAGACAGCCTTTCGCCCAGGTATGTCCAGAATTTGGCATTTTTCCATCTGTCTCCTTTACAGCTCTTGTTTTAAAAGGTAATTTTGGATATTGCTGTTAAATACATGTTACTGGTCCCAAAGGAAACTGAACATACTAGTGCCTACTGCTGATCTTTAGTCTGACTTAATTTAATGCCATTTCAGGTCTTTGACTCCTTTAAGGGAAGCAGTATCTTAAGTAGTCTTAGGAGAAGATGCTTGAATTCAGCCTCTGTTGCtagataattaattttaatttctgttgacACCAACAACATGCCCAACAGTGTGTTAGTGCCAGGTCTGACAGAGTGTTTTGAGCTCGAGCCATGTAGACAGCGAGAAGGAGCAGAGATGACTGGGTCCTTTTCCAATGGGCTCCACATTTGTTGTACTTAGATGCCAAACAGGGAGGCACTGTTGGCCAAGAACAGGACACTAGCATCTATTCCCAGCCTCCATGCGCTTTGTGACCTGGTCTGTTTGCAGAATAGTGAATACCCACTCTACGTTATTCTCAAGGATATGAACATGATTAGTTAGTTAATATTcgtaaatatttggaaatctcTAGAAGAAACACTTATCTTAAGTACCCAGTGCTATCTATTTTGACGAGATACTGTAGTGGCTTACAGAAGACTGCACCGCACAAGAACAAGACACAACAGTCACAACTGCGATGAAGGAGGCTCCAACTACAtataaagggggaaaaaatctcaGTGGAAGTGGTAAAATGCTGAACCAGACTGTCCAGGGACGCTGCAGAATCTCCATCAGCAGAAATAATCAAAAGTGAAAGTAGAAATGAATCCTGTTGTGAGCAAACagttggattagatgaccttCGTGAATCCCTTCTCACCCAAATTGCTCCAGGATTCTCTCATCACTGGGTATTTGCAGTCTCGCTTCATAATTATTTGATGCTGGAGAACAGCGCTGTACGGacactggagagaaaaagaaaatgcaatgatTCATTTGAAGTGGTATGAATGACTCCAGGCTAAATGTCAGCTGTGAGAATCTTCCAGGGACTTAAAGGAGCTGTTCATAAACCTGATGTATTTACAGTACTTCAGGTACTGTAACAGCATATTCTTCTGTATCTGTCCATAAAAAACATGGCTTCTAAAGCACAGGTAAATTAAggattttaatttcactttggAGTCCTGTTGACAAAATGCCTGAGTTTTACCTTTCTGTTATTTAGAATGGCAGCCCTTCCTGACAGGTTTATAGTCTTATTATATGTATTTaggaaaatattacttttattttattgatacttactttgttttgttgtctGTTTCTTTTAGGACTCGTTGACCTTCCAGCAGAAAACGTTGAGGCTGCTTATCAGTCCATCACATTACCTGAAGAATTTCATGATTTTGAAACACCGCTACCTGATTTAAAGTAAATACTTCCCTAGTTTAAACTCATTATTTTCgtattttcagaagtaaaaagTATTCTTGCTATTATCTGATCAAGACTCAGATGGAATAGTTCGATTTGATAAGTGAATTCTCCTGAGTTCTGAGTTGGCTTTCCAAGGCTACACTTACAGGAGCTGTGCTTTTGTAGAGTTCATCCAAATATGTTTAATCAACAGACCTTTACAATGAAATAATGTACTGAACTCAGACTTCAggattttctaaattaaaattgtGTCAGTGAAGCCTGCAAACAACTTGCTGGCCTCAAGAGCAGACATAAAAGTATAAATCCTGTTGTAAGACTGTGGAAGTTTGGCTAGTGACCTCGCAACGTTGTCCTGTTCCATTGTGTGactgcatttcatttctgctcCGTTGCTCTTTGGGCCAGGCTATTTTATCAGCAGTAGTCAGCTTGGCTCCCGATGAAAAGCCACCATATTTCCTTGGCTTTTCTGATGCAAAGCAGCATTAATGtagaaaactgataaaaagCAGGAACCCAAGACATGTTTCTGATGGCTCCGATGCCCCGAAGGGTCCAGATTTCCACTAGGGCTTCCTCTGTACATCCTCATAAATACAGTTTGATGGGATCTCTAAGTGTTCAGTATTTTGCAAGTACAGCTGCGATGTACAATAATACTATTTATTCAAATACCTCGGTGTGCTGACTCTGTGAATCGTGCCTTTTCTGCCTGCCCAAAGAGTCCATGGGGTTTGATTTACGGATGATGGCGTTAATTAGATGCCTTCTATGTGACGAGTGTCTGGTAAATGGCAGGGCTTGCATGTGAGCAAACTCACAGCAGCCCAAGTTCACTGGCAGAAAAGATCGGAGAAACATGAAAtgtggagaggaggaaaatcaAAGCAGTGAATTTTATCAATAAAATCTTCAATGGCTTGAATGTAAATGGCTTTGGGAAACAGTTGTTCTCTCTCCACAGAAGTGTGGACCAGCTGTGGTGCTTTCAATGCCATGGAAAACAGAAGCTGTCTTTTAGGGGCTTACAATCAAACGTCAGGATTGTTTAGAAATAAGTTTTCACATTCCAGCTAAATGGCCAATGGGTTTCAGTTCACCCTATATTTTGTATAATGTTTTTTTCGTCAGGGCCATTGATGTTGCTGAACATTTTACCTTGAATCAGAGCAAAGCTGAAGACATCACACTTACAGAGGATTATGAAAGCGATATACTTCTCTGTGATAGAACCTTTGGTGAGAGAAATTGCGAAATTAGCAATATTCCATAAGGAAAAGTGTGTCTTATGCAACATTTTGTACAGTCTGAGTCCTTTCCACTTGTGAAAAAGctgttattaaaaatgcatttgcttcATACTTGTGCTGATTGGCCTGTCATACTGTCTTACGCTTAAATTTTTGTGTAAGTACTCTGCCTAAGTAATCTGATATTGGAGACTGAGAATCAAACccaacattttctgctttttactgAATTAGCTACAATTGTTTATTGTTTATTCCTTTTGAGGTATGGGATCTCTTACACTCCTTTAAAATTAGTTGAAAAGCTAGGAAATggataaatatttgtttcaaaaatttgTGCAGATGAAGCATCAGTAATTCTGTGTTTATCCAGATGAAGAACCAGATGCTCTGAGAAAACAGAGCTTTGATGGCAGCACCTTAATGAGCAGCAACAGTCTCGGGGCAGATCGCAACTCTATGAGTGTGAGCGGAGACAAGTCTGCGCTGCACGAGGACACTTACTGCTTCCAGCACGACTGGTTTGGAGACGAGGAGAATGCTGCCGATATGATTGGTAGGGTTTGCCACAGAtaaacagaattaatttctttccaaatatttttattctggcaggaaaacaaacaagtgaTTGTTTCCAAATGTAAATTCTATATTTCTTGTTGGTTTCatacttctttgttttttcctacttgTTGCTAAATCTATGATCACTTAGACATTGCCaagtaaaattatattaaaagaaatatttcagttttttagAATTAAAGACATTCAATTTATACTTAAGGTTTAACAATTTAGTTTATCTTTTCAGACGTGAAATACTGCAGCATTTTAATCTTTGTAGTAACAAAGGCAGCAAAGTAGCTTCTACATCTTTATGGTTTAGAGTATTTACACAAACCTTTATAGATTTGTACCTTTCAAACAATATTAATATaatccttttcaaagaaaaagtggAAATCTCCAAATGAAGACTGATCTCCTTTTTGTGCTGTTGAAGGCAGACGTACCGTTGCCAGCCATCTGTGGCAGCTGAGCTTTTTATGTTCGCACAGAATTAACCTTCAATAAGTAACATCAGGCTGTATAAGGCTACTTCATGACTACTAAGGCTTCGAATGATTAAAACTATGCATTTTGTATTTAAGAAATCCTGTTGAGGGATGAGCAAAATGACCTGGATAAAGACATTCTTGATATGGAGGAAGAACATCCTTTGCCACAGGATCTGCCAGAGAACAGCACAGCCTGTGAGTTCACAGCATCTGCTCCATGTTCCTCACACGAACCTTCTGTTCTCTATTAATGCCTAAAGTTACTCGCGTTCCTTCCTACAATACCTTGtgtctttttcctttggttgtgtcttttgcttttttctaatGTGCTTCACTGACCATTTTAGGTATAATTTCATTTGATCTAGGGATTCCAGATGTGTAACTTGGCGCTGCTTACAAACCCTTTTGTGTGCTCCCCTGTTGGACACACTGTTGATCTACCCTGCTGCTTAGGTAGCACAATACCACTTTTgtagggaaaaagaaactgaaaaagggtCTGCCATGACTTTGAACTTTACCTATGAGCATTTCTGGCTTCTTATTTCAGCAACACATGACGCCTTAGTAGTTCATAAAGGTGTTGTTGGTCTTCTTTTGATTTGATATCAATGAAATTAATCTTTGAAGAGggtttctggattttttttctatcttaaGCCCTTATACCTCCATCACACGGTTACTTTATAACTGAGTAGTCTGTAACAGCTTTAAGGGAAACCAGCGGCACTTGCCACTCCTTGCGCTAGTCCTGTTCACGTTGACAGAAATGTCCACACTGCCATGCGGTTCCCTGGAACCAGAAACAGATACATGCTGAAACTAACcaattttccccccaaaccatGTTTTGTCAGTTGGGTTTTCCTCCAAATCAGTTCTCATACAAGTTCTGGTGTCAGCCAAGGAAACCAGGCCACACagaacaggagcagcagcagtgccagttAGTCCTGGTTCATTGTGAGATTATAGACAAAATCACAGTTTTTTaattctgatcatttttgtctGATACCATTCTATGTCATGAGATTGAGACATTATTCCATCTTGTAaactgtttttgttgtttgtgttatttgctgtgttttcttatAGTTGAGTCCAGCTGTGCAGACACCACCATTAAGAAAGTTAACCACTTAATGAATGAAACGATACTtctcttgaaagaaaatgaagaatttgtACTCGAGCCAGTTGATGATACAGGTCAGAACTTTACCAGTTTCTTGCTAAATGTTTGCGttactgtgtttgtttttcttcttgttagtgaaaatatttataagacAGATAACTCTCGCTTTAGATTTCATCTGCTCCTCCTGTCAGAGTTCCATTTTACAGCAACTATTGCACAAAACCAATATCAGGTTATTCCTCTGATCTGCCTAAACCTCtgcttacattttctttcatatacCAAACCaagcttttctgctgtgcagTTCTGGTACTGCCAGCCTGGCCTGTTCATGAGTGTTACTGAAGTTTCACCTGAAGAGCTTCTATTGCTGATGACACATacatctgtgatttttatgtATAAACTAACAATCTTAAAACTTCTAGACCTctataaaaatttattttgtgaacTTTAATAAgatccaaagagaaaaatgtttcatttattcTGTGGGTAAATACAAATGTCGCATTGGTGACTGTTAGCAAATAAAAAACTTCATGTTGACACTATTATTTAGAGTATCGGAATTTTCCAGCctgtcaaaataaaattcaggaaGTTATGGCATCATCAACCTGTGGTTCTCTTCTGCACTTACTGTGTACATCTTTATTAAATTGCTAAAGGATTAAACTGACAAGTACAGATATTAACTATGAGGTGATGAAACCTGTTGAGTACATCAGCAGTTCTTGGAACAATTAACTTCCTGATGGATTAAAGACAGCTTATTCAGTTGTGTTGGTATATCATGTGTTCTCATTAAGTCCTGATGTTCCTGGTTCTTTAGTACAACAGTCATACGTCTTCCGCAATTAAACATATGTGAATTTCCTGTACAAGAATACAAAGGGGACACTTTATGAAAACTTCGGGAGCAATGGCCCATAGACTTGTACTTTGATTTTCAAGTCTGTGCGATGTTTCAGGTCAGCAGCCTGTCTGTCTGATtcacagtgctttttttttgtgcttacATGTTCTGTGAATAGACCTTATTGgacttttttgggttttttttgtttttttaaatacttactcTCTTTAGCTGTcacccagaggaaaaaaaagaaaaggaagaggaagttGCTTGTGGATGTAGAAAAGGAGCTCAGCTGCAGCACCATATACAACCAGCTAAACAACTGCACGGATATCCTTACTACGTTAGACCTTGCacccccaacaaaaaaaacaatgATGTGGAAGAAATCAGGCGGCGTGGAAAACCTCCTGTCCCACGCTGCGCAGCCTGTGGTGCATGTGGAGCTGCAGAAGGTAAAGCTCAAGTCCTCATGGCTTTTATGTCACTGTAGAGATGGTGGGACTGTTGCACATGCAGGGTTGAACTGGGAGAAACTTTGCAGACCTGGTGGTACGTGAGCTCCTCGCAAGCTGCAGGTGCATCATTGAACGTGTTGCTTTGCAGTACAGTTCAGCTGGAAACCTGATGATTATTTGCATACTTGCCACTAATTGTTTCACCAGTGAGACCATCTGTAGAGCTCACACTTTAATCCCCAACACCCCAACAACCAgtaaaaaatgacagagaaactTGAGAGCTGATGTTTCATTTCACATACAGGCACTTGACTGGACACTAATACACAACTTTTTAGATTTCTGTCAAATTCTTTGTGACTTTctactttattttctattttgtttctgctctgcaaTCAATACGAGACCGTATCTTTCTTCTACATTTACTTCAAAgtttgatgatgatgatgatgatgatgattattgttattatttcattaatgGTTTACAAAGATGGTATGCTGATTTCTTTTGTACTTTCCCCATTGGAGACTAAGCTCCAGCTGGGGAGCAGGCAGAGACTGGCCTGTCAGAGGACCAGGAGGGTCCTGATCACTTGCTTTGGTGAGAAGCTGGGCCAGACCACCTGTTACTGTGGCTGTGGACCTTAAAGCTTCCTTTTACACAAGAAAGATGTATTTGTTTCATGGCAACATGATTATCAAAGCCTCTCCGGTCCCCAAGTATTTTCTGACAGATCATTCAAAGAAGCTGTAAGACTAGAGCTGGTGATAAGATAAAAAAAGGAATGGATGTGCACACAGGTGATGCAGAAGCTGTGGTGAGAGCTCCACGCAGCAGCCGGGTGCTCCCTGCGCTCTTTCCTCTGCCGTGCAGCTTGGAGACATCTGAGTGGCTCATCGGGTTCCCTAGAGCAGCTTCACCCCTTAGAGTCGAGCTGCAGAATTACAGCTCCTTTATGAGAATAAAAACCACACGGCAGAACATGGGCAGAGAAATCCACACCCAGATAACTCCAGATGTTTCTTGCTTTCATCCCTCCTTACTGTCTGGCTTCAAGGAAAAACAATCCGAGCTGTTCCTAAGACATTTTTTCATGGAGTTTACTGACAAAGTTGAAACTGCAGgaggctgtttaaaaaaataatgcagatttTCAGAATGACCTGATTCAAATCTCTAAATTCTAGGTTGCAGTAATTAATATACAGCTCATACTCATACCTTCATCTTGATGTTTGCAGATAATCTGACAtgattttctgaaagcaaaccaataaaaattatttgttttagttGTTTGAGAGATGCTTCAAGAGTCACAGATTTgagatgaaaagaaatggaataCAGAGGGAATCTGAAGtggaagaaacaagaaaagaacaagATACCACAGGTAATACTTCAATTCTGTTGTTGCAGAATTAGccattacaaaatattttttattttagataatGTTTCAGAGACATGTGCACAGTGTTTGTGTGCAGTGTTCTACAAATCGAAGGCCAAAAAAGTTAAATGTTAAGGAAAttgttaattaatttttttttaaatttgtttttgtaaGTACTTTGCTGTTCCTTTATTCCTTAGATCAGAAGTGAAGTGCgagtctttttcttccttgtggcATAAGGAGGGATTTTTGGTTTCACCTTTTGTTTCTCCAATTCTCTGCCAAGTtgcagatttggggtttttttaaaaggaaaaaaaaaaaagcttcccaCTTATTCTCAGTTCAGTCAAACTGCTCTTTAAATTTCCAAATTCATGTAAATTACTTCTGTTTGTATCTTGGAAATTGTATTTTGGCTAATACCAAGCAAGAAGAAATGATCCATTTCAGATCTCCCAAGGAGGTGATGGATCTGCTTTCACTCCTTTGCTCCCTTAGAAATCTAAACTGTGCAGCTGCCCCAGGAATTAATCAACAAAACCACCTCCTGCAAGCCCAGAAAGCTCAaattttagaaaaggaaaaactctcTGGGAAGGTTCTTCTTCTTCTGGGGCCCTATTGGGAATGATGTTTGTTCTATATTTACTCATTCTGTCTCTTGAGCTCAAAGATTGCTAGACTAGGGtgtgatttttgcttttcaattattattttttttaaggatagAGATTCGCCATAATTTCCTCTTAAatcttgttttttctgttaatacAGAGATGCTGATAGTAGAAGAACCAAGTTATCTGCAGGAGTCAGCTCATTCagagactgaaggaaaaattagAAATGATTCGTTTATGTTGAcatcacagaataacagaaatgAAACCCATGATAACTGTGGTGAAACTATAGTGAGCGGTTTCCTTCAGTTTTagaaatttaaatgtatttattggtGTCATTCTATGCCAGAGTCCCATTTAAAACACAACAAGGAATTACTAATAGATGTTTGAAAAGGATGTTAGAGACAGCCGATAGAGCATTAAGTAGCTTGTGTCATGGAAGTTTATTTATAAGCACTTTGGAAGAGTCTCGCCACGAATTGAACTATTAATTAAAATGTCTATTAATCAGTATAGATTACAGTCTAATGACTAAGTATAAATGGAACCTTAATATGAAATATAGCCTCTGTGTACTCAAGAGATAAATGTAATCATCTTTATAAGGGATAAAAATTATCTTTCGTGTCTCCAGTTGAGGAAATACTCAAACAATAAATGATCTGTTTCTGCCATCTTTATTTAGGGTAATGTGAAAGGGGATTCTTTAGAGAATATGAGGCTCATTAAAGTTGAAAAAGAATGATAAAATTGGACctaacagcagcagaaaatgtaGAACTGAATCCACCCGTGTAGAATCAGCTGTAGGACAAATCCTACAGCAAAGTTCTTTCCTCTGTGAGGAGAAACGTGGTAGAAATATTAACTACAGcataattttgga is from Caloenas nicobarica isolate bCalNic1 chromosome 15, bCalNic1.hap1, whole genome shotgun sequence and encodes:
- the RAD21L1 gene encoding double-strand-break repair protein rad21-like protein 1, producing the protein MFYMHLLINKRGPLAKIWLAAHWEKKLTKAHIFECNLETTVEKIISPKFTIALRTSGHLLLGVVRIYHRKAKYLLADCSEALTKMKTAFRPGLVDLPAENVEAAYQSITLPEEFHDFETPLPDLKAIDVAEHFTLNQSKAEDITLTEDYESDILLCDRTFDEEPDALRKQSFDGSTLMSSNSLGADRNSMSVSGDKSALHEDTYCFQHDWFGDEENAADMIEILLRDEQNDLDKDILDMEEEHPLPQDLPENSTAFESSCADTTIKKVNHLMNETILLLKENEEFVLEPVDDTAVTQRKKKKRKRKLLVDVEKELSCSTIYNQLNNCTDILTTLDLAPPTKKTMMWKKSGGVENLLSHAAQPVVHVELQKLFERCFKSHRFEMKRNGIQRESEVEETRKEQDTTEMLIVEEPSYLQESAHSETEGKIRNDSFMLTSQNNRNETHDNCGETIQDGRAGSESSSVLNNSLDQEAETQRAELTMEQTRKDKDSEEIRWSKRTLQLLKTLQHLQRSGTHTFSLRELCQKNNRKEAAVKFYIFLVLKKQSVLELSQGTPFADITATLGPMFHTH